From Marivivens aquimaris:
ATGGCCTCATGCAAGAAGAATTCGGAAATCGAGGGCTCATCGAGAAGCCGCTCGATTGCCTCTCTATGCTGCTTCACAACCACCGGATCCAGACACGCGTAGATATGGGGATAATTGCCAGTGCGGTCCCAATATTTGTAGGCCGCGTTCATGCCAAGCCATCGGCCAGTCGGCAGTGCGTCAAGGACTTGGGTGGAGAGTGATGGCCCATTGCCAACTACGTAAAAAGGAGCGCTTCGAAGGGGCATGGAGATCCGGAAAACCTTGGTTATTTGTGTCCCAGCTATAATAATAGGACAGTGTGTATTTTTGTAAATGCTTTCAAGCAATTAGATGGTACCTACAGCGCTGCTTATCTAAGCGGCCAAATCAGTGCCAAAATAACCTACGCTTTGGCCGAAAAGCATACCGTTTGCTGCAGTTGCAAAAGCCTTAGCGGTTTGAGGTACCGAATTCTAGAGAAGTATCCGAATGCGTCAGCGGAAATACTCTTAGAGTTCAAACAAACGAAAGTGCTGGAAGCTAGGAGCAAGCAGCTTCAACGCAGCGAGATGACAAAGTCGGCAAAATCGGTTTCGACCTGACGGTGAGACGCGGTGATGATGACTGCGTTCGGCAAAATTGCCCGAATATTGCTCAGCACTTTCAATGCAGTAGAGGCATCTAGCCCTTCGGTCGGCTCGTCGAGCAACAGCACCTGAGGTTGCCGCAGCAGCGCCCGCGCCAGAGCGACGCGGCGCATCTGGCCACCCGACAAACTCTCTCCGCCGATGCCGGTTTTCATGTCGGGTCCGCCGCGGTCGGCAGTCGCTGAAGTGAGGTCCATCGCCTCCAGCACCGCGGCTAGATCGGCATCAGAGGCATGTGGCGCGGCCAACAGCAGGTTATCCCGCAGCGTGCCGTCGATCAGCGCGGTGCGCTGCGGAACGAAGGTCACGATCTCGCGCAGGTCGTGTTCGGAGTAGGCGGCGACGGGCGCGCCGTTAACCATGATTTTGTCCGAAGGCAGCAGCCCCGCGATCCGCTGGAGCAGCGTCGATTTACCCGCGCCCGAGGGGCCGATCACAGCTGTCATCGTACCGGGTTTCGCAGTGAAAAGCGGCATCTCGACTGAGGGCACTGACTGCGCGGGAAGGGGCTTTGCCTCTGGCTCCGGCGTTTTAAGGCGTGCGTCGATGCGGCGCGCGGCGAGGCGCATCCGGCCCAACTCTGCCACCGTGCGGCGGAGCGGCGCGATGGTTTCGAACAGTGCGAGGGCGGCGAAAATGCCGAGGGCGGCAGTCGCGGTGGACATCTCTCCGGCGGCGAAGGTTGCGCCCGCCCAGATCGCTCCCGCCGTCACCAGCGCTGACAGTGCGGCCAGCGCAAAACCCGTCCGCCGCTCGATCCGGTCCAGTTTGCGGCGCGTCGCATGGCGGTCGCGGATGAGGCCTGACAGCGTTTCGGTCTGCGCTTTCATCTGGCCGTAGACCACCAGATCAGTACGCGCGCGGATCATGTCGACGATGCCCGAACGGATCGCTTGCGCTTGCTCTTCCTCCCGCGCCGAAGGCTTGGCGGCAACTCGCAGCGCGATGGTAGAGATGACAGCCGCACCAACCAGCAAGCCGCCCGCGACGATCACCGCGACAGTGAAATTGACCAACACCCAGAGCGCAAAAAACGCCACCAGCAGCGCCAGCGTCCCCGCCCCGACGGGCAGCACCAGCCGCAGCGGAATGCCGTCCAGCGCCTCCACATCCGAGGTCAGTTGGTTCAGCGCCTGCGCGCCGCGCAGTTTCTGTTGTTCGCGGAACGGCGCGAGGATCAGACGCCCCAGCAGTTCGACCCGCAGTGTCGCGATCACGCGCAGCGTTGCATCATGGCTCGCAAGACGCTCGCCATAGCGCGCTGCCGTCCGCCCGAGAGCCAGCACCCGCACGCCTGCCGAGGGGCCGAAGGCGCTGAGTGCGATCCCGGCCCCCGCCATGCCAGCCGCGGCGGCAGCGGTGATGAACCACCCCGACAGGCTCAGCAGACCGATGCCCGCGAGCAGCACGACCAGCGCCAAGACGGCGCCGACGATCATCGAGCGCCGCTGACGTTTCATCATCAGGACAAAGATGCGCAGGAGGGCGGTCATGCGGCCTCCAACCGGATCACGCGGTCCATGCGGGCCGCCAGTGTTTCGTCGTGCGTCGCGATGAGCAGCGCCGTGCCGCGCGATTGCAGCGCCAGCAAGCCGTCGGTTACGATCTTCGCCGTCTCCGCATCAAGGTCGGCAGTCGGCTCGTCGGCGAGCAGCAGGGCAGGGCGCGCATGGATGGCGCGGGCGAGGGTGATCCGTCGCGCTTCGCCGCCCGAAAGGCCCCCGCCGGTTTCGCCCAGCACGGTCGCGTCGCCCTCGGGCAGGGCCGAGACGACCTCGAGCACGCCCGCAGTGCGCAGCGCCTCGGTTATGTCGTCGTCCGAGAATGCGACGTTGCGGCGGAGCGTTTCGCCAAGGAAATGCGGGCGCTGCGGCATCCAGCCAAGCCGTTCGCGCCACGCTTTCGCGGTGTCATCCGCCAGCTTGAGCCCGTGCACCGTGATCCGCCCGTCCGAAGGCTCTAGCAGTCCCGCCACAGCCGCAAGCAGCGTGGATTTGCCCACGCCCGACGGCCCGACGAGCGCAACCGACTGCCCCGCCGTC
This genomic window contains:
- a CDS encoding amino acid ABC transporter ATP-binding/permease protein, which gives rise to MTALLRIFVLMMKRQRRSMIVGAVLALVVLLAGIGLLSLSGWFITAAAAAGMAGAGIALSAFGPSAGVRVLALGRTAARYGERLASHDATLRVIATLRVELLGRLILAPFREQQKLRGAQALNQLTSDVEALDGIPLRLVLPVGAGTLALLVAFFALWVLVNFTVAVIVAGGLLVGAAVISTIALRVAAKPSAREEEQAQAIRSGIVDMIRARTDLVVYGQMKAQTETLSGLIRDRHATRRKLDRIERRTGFALAALSALVTAGAIWAGATFAAGEMSTATAALGIFAALALFETIAPLRRTVAELGRMRLAARRIDARLKTPEPEAKPLPAQSVPSVEMPLFTAKPGTMTAVIGPSGAGKSTLLQRIAGLLPSDKIMVNGAPVAAYSEHDLREIVTFVPQRTALIDGTLRDNLLLAAPHASDADLAAVLEAMDLTSATADRGGPDMKTGIGGESLSGGQMRRVALARALLRQPQVLLLDEPTEGLDASTALKVLSNIRAILPNAVIITASHRQVETDFADFVISLR